The window GCCGAGTATGCGTTTTGCCAGGTTTTCGGGGGTATCGTCCGCCACAATGGCGCCCCTGTTGATGATGAGCACCCGCTTGCACACAGCGCTCACCTCGGGAAGTATGTGGGAAGAAAGGATGATGGTGTGATCCTTCCCCAATTCAATTATGAGATCCCTGATTTCGAGGATCTGCTTGGGATCGAGGCCCGCCGTGGGTTCGTCCAGGATCAGCACCTCAGGGTCGCCTATCATGGCCTGGGCCAGGCCCACCCGCTGCTTGTAGCCCTTGGACAGGTTCTTTATGAGGCGGCCCGAAACATCGGAAATTCCCGTAATCCCCATCACCCTGTCCATGCGGCCCTTTTTCTCTTTTGCCGGGATTTTTTTGATGTCCCCCGCGAAGGAAAGGTATTCTTTTACTGTCATGTCCGGGTAAAGAGGGGGGTTTTCGGGCAAATAGCCGATTTTCTTCTTTATTTCGGTGGGATACTCCAGAATATCCATCCCGTCCACCTTGACTGCGCCTTCGGTGGACGAAAGATACCCAGTGAGTATGTTCATGGTGGTTGATTTCCCGGCCCCGTTGGGCCCAAGGAAGCCTACGATCTCGCCTTTCTCGATCTTAAAACTCGCGTGGTCCACTGCCGTATGGGGGCCATAACGCCTAACCAGGTTCGTAACCTCAATCACGAAAACCTCCTGTGTATAAATAAAAATTTAACATTGGCTCAAGGTATGTTGATAAAGGGCCATAAAAAGTAGATATTAGTATATGGGAACCTTTAGGAAGTTTCAAGGAGTGATAATGGCTGAATACGGGTCCGAGGACCCTCAGGAAGATAAGCCCAAGCAAAAAAACACCGGACCTCAATTCCCCTTTGGGGGAGGAGGAGGTCCCAAGCTTCCGGACTTTAAACCCTTTGGAGGCTGGAAGTTTTCCATTATATATGTGGTCATCCTCATTATTGGACTGAGCCTCTTCAATTTTGTGTTCCTCAATAGGGTTAACCCTACCATAGATTTCTCTGAATTCAAGGCCAAAATCACCACCGGGGAGATCAAGCGGGTAGAAATAACCGATTCCTACTTCACTGGCTATAGCTCCCTGGCGAGAAAAGAGACGAACCAGAGCCCCATGTTCCGCACCCCCTATACCCCGGTGCCGGAAGCCGTCTACCGTACTGTCCCCATCAACGATCCTGACCTTATCAAGCTCATGGACGAAAAGAACGTGGCATACTACGCCGTCTCCCGGGAGGGGAGCACGGTTCTCAATATCATCTTCTCATGGGTGCTGCCCATTGCTTTCTTCATATTTATTTGGCGTTTCCTCATGAAGCGCATAGGCAATATGGGGGGCAATGTGCTCTCGGTGGGCCAGAACAAGGCGATCATCGTAGCGGAAGGGGATGTCAAAACCCGCTTCATTGATGTGGCAGGCGTTGACGAGGCCAAGGAAGAGCTTGTGGAGGTGGTGGATTTCCTCAAAGCCCCCAAAAAGTACACCGACATAGGCGGCAAGATACCCAAGGGCGTCCTTCTGGTAGGCCCTCCGGGAACAGGCAAGACCCTTTTGGCAAGGGCAGTTGCGGGAGAGGCGGGGGTTTCATTCTTCCGCATCTCGGGCGCTGAATTCGTGGAAATGTTCGTGGGCGTAGGCGCGGCCAGGGTAAGGGATCTCTTCAAGCAGGCCCGGGAAAAGGGCCGCTGCATCATCTTCATAGACGAGCTTGACGCCATAGGCAAGAGCCGCATCAACAACATAGCCGGGGGCAATGACGAGCGGGAACAGACCCTGAACCAGCTCCTGGTGGAAATGGACGGCTTTGACGCCACTGCAGGCCTCATCATACTGGCGGCCACCAACAGGCCCGACGTGCTCGACCCTGCCCTGCTCAGGCCCGGCCGCTTCGACCGCCAAGTCCTTGTGGACAGGCCCGACCTCATTGGGCGGGAAGCCATACTCCGCATACATTCAAAGACCGTAAAGCTGTCGCCTGAGGTGGATCTTGCATCCGTTGCCCGGGGCACAAGCGGCTTTGTCGGCGCGGACCTGGCGAACATCGTGAACGAAGCGGCCCTCCTCGCGGTGCGCGCAGGCCGCCAGGTCGTGATGCAGGCAGACTTTGGGGAAGCCATCGAAAAAACCGTGGCGGGCCTCCAGAAAAAAACCAGGGTAATCAAGCCCGAAGAGCGGCGCATTGTGGCCTATCACGAAACAGGCCACGCCCTTATCGCGGCTTTTACCCCGAATTCCGATCCGGTGCAAAAAATTTCCATAGTGCCCCGGGGCTTCGGCGCCCTTGGTTATACCCTCCAGATGCCCGTAGAGGATCGCTACCTCATGACCGAGGCGGAACTCCTGGGAAAGATAGACGTGCTTCTGGGAGGCCGCGCTGCGGAGGAACTTATTTTCGGCGAGATTTCCACCGGCGCTGCCAACGATCTTACCAGGGCAACGGACATTGCCCGGAAAATGATCACCGAATACGGCATGTCCTCGCGTTTTAAAAACGTTGCCCTTACCCAGCGGGGCACGGGCATGATGGGAAACCCGATTCAGGAGCCTTCATTCCAGAGGGAGTATTCCGAAGCAACCCAGCAGTATATTGATGAAGAAATCGCCCACAATGTAGAAAAACAATATGGGGCGGTAAAAATCAAGCTTGAGCAGAACCGGCCCCTTCTCGAAAAAGTGGCAGCGCTGCTCCTGGAAAAAGAGACTTTGGACGAGAAGGAATTCAAGGAATTGGTCAAGGGTGATTAAAACTAATGAGCCTTTTTTAGCGGATCTTCCCCAAGATAACGCTGACGGTATTCAGCAACCATCCTCTGGAATGAATCGGTAATATCAGCCAGATAGAGGGAGAAAATTTCGGGCCCTGATTCGTTCCACCAGGATTCAGAAAGGAAGAACTGGTAAGGTTCAGCTTTCAGGACCAAAGCCAGTTTCGAAATGGTTTCTGCGGAAACCCACTTTTTGCCATTTTCAATATCATTGATGAAATTGTGGGTCAAACCTGCTTCGGTGGCTAGTGTCAGCTGTGAGATATTAGCCGCAGATCTAAGGCGTCTTAAGTTCTTCGAGAACAGGCGCCGGATATCTATGCTGTTTTTTTCTTCCTTCATGGAAATTTATAGCCTTCCCCATACTTCAGATACCTATAGTATTAGAGATAATGAGTTTTCTCACAAATAGCCATAGGCGGAAATTATCCGCCTTTAGATAGTTTATTGCGCTTTTATTGCTATTTTAAGGATTGCGAATTGATTAAATGCAGATCTGCCTGGGGTACATTGCTGAGAAGGAGAATTTCGGGACGGTATTCAAAATGCATGGTGTCGTAGGTCATCCACTTGCCGCCCCAGAGAAAGCCGAGGGCTTCGAAGGCTTTTACAACTTCCATGGGAGGATGGAAGCGGCGGGTATAGGGGACTGCCCACCATTCGGGATTTTTTTCGGCTGCCCACTGCCAATAGGTTTCGAGGCCCCCCCAGGACTTGGGCAGCAAGTCTATAGCAGCCCCATAGGAATGATAGCTCCGGCTGGCAGTGGCGGCGATATTCCGCCAGCTCCAACCGTCTATGCTTTTTAGCCCGTCAATCCACTGCTTTACCGCAGCATTGGTTTTTGCTTCATTGAGTATGAATTCTTCCACAAGGCTTAATTCTTCAATTATTGAATAATGAACCATCACGGTAAGACCGAGAAAACGTATCTGTTTTACCCTTTCCCACGATTCGCCCTGGTTATGGGCCCGCCAAAGGGCATCGTAAAAATGCTGGGAACGCTTGGCAGGGTGCTGGCGGCGGCTTGCCATCATGTTTTTCATACGCTCGGACTCCTCAATGCTGGGAGGCGTCCAGGGAGGGAGTTCGGCCGCGTAATTGTAAAAAGGCTGGGGATCATAGTCGGCGGCTTTGGCCCTGAGGCTTTCGGGGAGGAGCCTCCCGTCGGCATAGTAGAACCATTCCCCATACACCTGGATGGCCCAGTCGCTGTCGCGGAATTCCGCAGGCCCCGTGCGGTCCGGGTAAGCCTCCGACAAGGCCCTCATCACCTGTTCGGCCCTTGAAACCTCGGGCTGCTCCGGGGTCTGTTCGGCAGGGAGCTGCACCGGAATAGGCGCCTCATGCTGGGTATACTCTGGCATTCCTATGTCGGTTTCCTCTGCCGTGCTTGTCTGTTTCCTCTCGGCTTTACCCCCTGCAAAGGCCCGGGGCAAGGAAAGAAGAATCAAAATCAGGAAGAGAAAACAGGCTTTTCTCATTTTTTTATGATACCAGAGTTTATTTTGTTGTAAAAGATCAAAACAATGAGGTATATTCTTATTCTTATGAACCAAGACACAATGAATGCCGGCGAACGGGCGAGGAACCTTATCAAAGGCAAGAGCATAGACAGACTGCCGGTAGTGGAATGGGCGCCCTGGTGGGATCTCACCATAAAACGCTGGAGGCAGGAAGGCCTGCCCCAAAACCTTGCTTCGGTTCGGGATATACAGCTCTGGTTTGGGCTGGACGCCTGCGTGCAGACTTACTTTGGGGTGCGCACCAAAGACACGCCCCAGGCGCCTTCCCACGGCGCGGGGATCATGCGTACAGCAGAGGACTATCAAAAAATCAAAAAGACCCTGTTTTACGATCCGTCAACCTACTATACCAAAGAATACATTGACTGGCTTAAATCCACCAGGGAAGAGGGAAATACCATACATTGGTTTACAGTAGAGGGTTTTTTCTGGTATCCCAGGGAACTTTTCGGCATAGAACCCCACCTCTACAGTTTTTATGATGAACCAGATCTCCTCAAGGAAATGTGCAGCGATTATGTCCGGTGGCTAAAAAAAGTTTTTGAATATATCGGGAACACTTTTAAATTCGACTTTATGAGTTTTGCCGAGGACATGAGCTATAACCACGGCCCCATGCTGAGCAAAGAAACCTTCGACGAATTTCTCATTCCCTTCTATAAAGAAGTCATCCCCTTTCTTAAAAAGATGGATATCCCAGCCTTCATTGACAGCGACGGAGACATTACCCTGGCTGTAGACTGGTATGCGGGGGCCGGGGCAGACGGCATGTTCCCCCTGGAACGTCAGGCCGGTGTGGATGTGGCCCTTTACATAGAAAAACAGCCTCAAATGACCTTCCTCGGCCATTTTGATAAAATGTGCATGAAATTGGGTGAAGAAGCCATGGCCAAAGAATTTGAGCGCATCATCCCAAGCTGCCAAAAAGGCAAGGTCATGCTTTCCGTAGACCATCAAACTCCGCCTGATGTTTCCGTAGAGAACTATAAAATTTTTGTAAAACTCTTTAAGGAATACGCAGCAAAAGTAAAGAAAAACTGAATGATATAGTACTTTTACTGCTTTTCGCTAAAGTGCAGGTATGCAAAATTCTCGGGTATATGTGAATCGTAGACCCCATGTTCGTTCAGGGCCCAGCCCACGCTTTCGGTGATGGTTTTACCATGGTAGTGGAGGGCTTCGAAACGGAAGAACTGGCCCCGCAAGGTGTCGCCCTCTTTTGGTGGGAAATTTTTACCCGGATTTAAAATTTTAAAACCCTCCCAGGGAAAGGCCAGTTCAACAGTCCAGCCCTTATCCACATGGGAAGGATCGTTGATTTTGCCATCCACTTTCACAGCGCTTTTAAGACCGGGGAAATCAAAATCCATAAAGGCCCAGCGCCTGCCCCGGGGGTGTTTCCTGAAACGGGTTGGATCCTGAAAGCCGCTCAGTACATCCACATCCCTTGAATGAAGATCAAATTGAGGAACATCAAAACGACTCCCCTTTTTGAGGGCATCCTGGTAGATAAAGAAAACTTCGTAAACCGTGCCATAAGCGTTGATCTCGAATTCGTAGTAACAGTCTTCGCCTGCAAAAAAAGTTTCTACATCATTGTCGAACCAGACGAGCGAATCCCTCTCGGTAAAGGAAGCCCTGACTGCCGGTTCCTCAACCCAGTAGGCAACGTAGAGGGCTTCATCATCCCAAAGGGCAGCCATTTGGGTATTGAGGAAGGCCTGCTCCCCGGTAACGAGATCCACAAAACGGCGGGATTTCTCCGCGCCTTTCCAGGCGGGCTTATCAAGGTTCCCGTCAATGGAAAATTTTTGCCCCACCTTACAGCAGTTGTAATGGGCAATACGATCTTCTGCGAGTGGTTTAAAATTATTCATGGATTTAGTATATAACAAGGCTGACGTATCTGCCAGAGGCATATAGAATTAGAGAACATACTTTCATTGGGGCTTTGCAAGCCTCTTGTCATATTCCTGCTTTAAATAGTAATCTTGCAGTATAATGATGAAGTTTTTTGTGAAACGAAAGCTCTCTTTGATATTTTTTCTGTTTTTTTTAGGTTTTTATGTCGATTCCCAGGAAATTGTTACCGCGGAACGGTATCTTGAACGGGTTTCCGAGCATTATGCCGGTGTAAAGGACTATGAAGCCCATATCGCCATCAGGTCAGGCACGACAGAAATGCAGGGAAACCTGAATTTCCTCAACCCTTCCTTCATGCGCATTGACTTTACCCGCCCTGCGGATCAGGTGATTGCCTATAACGGCGAGCTTCTCACGGTGTATCTGCCCGAATACCGGGCGGTGCTGAACCAGGAAATTTCCTCCCACAAGACTTCCACTTCTGCTGCCACCGGGGCAGGCATGGCGTCCGCCCAGGGGCTTTCCCTGCTCAGGCGCAACTATGTTCCCTCCTTTGTAATCGGCCCTGAGCCCGTACCCCTGGACGAAGGTTCCCAGGATATGGCGGTTAAGCTGAGGCTGGTGAGGCGCAATGTTTCTGAAGGCTTCAGGGAGATCATTCTCAGCATCGATCCTGTGAACCTTTTGATAAGGCGCATTGAAGGACGGACCATCGCAGACGTCCTGGTGCGTTTTGATTTTTCAAACATACGGACTAATTTGGGGATACCCGAGGGCCGCTTCATCTACGACTCCCCGGCTTCCGCCAATGTGTATAACAACTTCCTTTTCCGCGATACCGAATAGGTCAAGGAGAACACCGTGGAATCCCTGGGGAATAAACTTAAGACCGCCCGCGAAGCCAAAGGCTATACCTTCGATTATGTAAGCCGCGAAACCAATATAAGCACCCGCTATCTTGACGCCCTGGAAAAAGAGAATTTCGAAGTCTTCCCCGGAGAACCTTACCTGCTGGGCTTCTTGAAAAACTACGGCGCATACCTCGAACTCAATGTTGATGAACTCCTCTCCCTTTACCGTTCCCTAAAAATCCAGGAACAGCCTGTGCCTGTTGAACAGCTCCTCAAAGATCCCTTCCCCTGGGGGAGGCTCATTAAAATTGCCGTTATAGCGATAGCGGTGCTGGGCCTTGCAGGCGGAGGCTACCTTATCGTGTCCCGCATGCCCAAAAAGGAAGCAACTGAGACTGCGGCTATACGTCCTGCCTCTGAATACACCATGAACACCGATTCCCTGGAGCGCCGTTTTTACCGGGGCGATACTATCTTTGTCCCTTTGGGGGGCAACACCTATAAGCTTGAACTTGCAAGCCTGGGAGATACTATTACTATTGGTACTCCTGCCGGGCCTGTGCGTCTGGATCTTGGCCAGGAAGTAACTGTGAATTTAAACAATGATGGCGCAGCAGGGTTGAGGATCACTGCGGCGGACTTTGTGAAGAACGATCCTGCACCCGGCGCCCTGCTCCGTTTTGAACTGCAGAATCCGTTTCAATCTACCGGGGCAGCTGCAAACGCCGCCGGCGCCAGCCTGGGCCAGGAAGCCCTTAACACGGCTGCGCCTAATTCCCAGACAGTTTCAGACAGCTTTACATCCCCTTCGGCCTATCCCTTTACCCTCCAACTGACGTTTCAGGGCTACTGCCTTTTCCGCTGGGAGATACTCAATGAAAAGGACAGACAGGGCAGAAACGAGCAGTATTTCCAGCGTTCTGATCAACTCAATATCCAGGCCCAGAACACTGGCATACGCTTGGGGGTTTCCAATGCCCAGGCAGCCAAACTCCAGGTCATAGGCGGCGGCAAAACGGTCCCTCTTGAATTAGGCGGCGCTGGCGAAGTTGTAGTAGCCGATGTCCGCTGGGTAAAGAACGAAGACAATCTTTACCGCCTGGTTCTAGTCCGCCTTGAATAGATTTAATAATTAAATGCGTTACTACTTGGATCCTTTTGGCTGTGTTAAAAACCAGGTTGATGCCGAAAATATGATGGCATCCCTCAATGCTTCGGGCTGGGAATCGGCCCCCGATGCGGACGATGCGGACATCATCATAGTAAATTCCTGCGGCTTTATCGAAAGCGCCAAACAGGAATCCATCAATGCCGTGCTTGGCTGGCGCAGGCTCTACCCCGAAAAAAAGATTCTCCTCGCGGGCTGCCTTGCCCAGCGTTACAGCAAAGAACTTGGCGAAGCCCTCCCCGAAGCGGATCTGCTCTTCGGCAACACCGACCTTGCGGAAATTGTCAAAGCTGCGGCAAAGGCATTGGGCAAAAAGCCACGAATCAACAACCCTGCGGCTTCCGGCTCCAAGGCAGAGGGCCTTTCCGCAGCGGGGAGCCTGACCGGGGCAAGGCCCCTCCTCTCGCTGCCGGGCTCGGCCTATGTGAAAATCAGCGAGGGCTGCAATAACTGTTGCACCTTTTGTGCTATCCCCCTGATTCGCGGCGGCCTCAAAAGCCGCACAATTCCCGATATACTGGAAGAATGCAAAGCCCTCCTTAAAAGGGGCATTAAGGAGCTCTGCCTCATAGGCCAGGATCTGGGTTCTTACGGCCTGGATTTACAGAAAGATGGTCCTGAAAAGAAGTCCCAGCTTCCCCTTTTGCTGGAGAAACTGTCAAAACTAAAGGGCGAATTCTGGGTAAGGCTGCTTTATATACACCCCGATAATTTCCCCCTTCCGCTTCTCGATCTTATGGAAAAAGATGAACGTTTTCTTCCCTATTTTGATATTCCCTTTCAGCATGGTTCAGAAAAGATGCTAAAAAACATGAACCGCCATGGAAACACAAAGGTCTACCTCAGCCTCATTAAAACCATACGTATGCGCCTTCAGGACGCAGTAATACGCTCAACTTTTATGACAGGCTTTCCCGGTGAAACCGAAGAAGATTTCGCGGAACTCCTAAAATTCCAGGAGCTGGCAAAACTCGACTGGGTTGGCTGTTTTGCCTATTCCCGGGAAGAAGATACCCCCGCTTATAATATGAAAAACCGTGTAGCAAAAAAGACAGCGACCATGCGTAAAAGCAGTATCGAAGAAAATCAAATCCCCATAAGCGAAAAGCAAATGGATCGTTTTGTGGGCAGGGAATTTACCTGCCTGGTTGAAGAAAAGGTCGAAGGCGAAGACAGGCTTTACCTGGGCCGCCTCCCCTGCCAGGCGCCCGACGTGGACGGCTCGACGGTTCTGTCTTCAGACAAGGAGCTTGTACCGGGAACCTTTGTGAAGGGGCGCGTCTTTGCAAGGGCGGGGATAGATCTGGAACTTAAGGTAAAATAATCAATAACCACGACAGACACAAAGTACGCAAAGAAATCCCGTAATTATTCCTCTTCCCCTTCGTGTCCTTCGAGGTTTTTAAATCTCCCAAACCGTCTCTCCCGCAAGCATGGTTCTTATCACTCTTGCCTTGTGTATCATGTCAGGGGGAATAGCAAAAATATCTTTGTCAATAAAAGCGAGATCTGCAAAATAGCCCGGTTTAATATACCCAAGATAATTTTCACTAAAAGCAGAATACGCTGAACCCGAAGTATAGGCGTCTACAGCAGTGCTCACGTCCACTTTTTCTGCAGCATAAAAGCCATCGCGGGGCAATCCGTTTAAAGGATCGCAGCGGTTCACTGCCCAGCTTATGCCAAGCAGGGGGTTGAGATCGCTTACCGGCGCATCAGTACCGTAACTCACAGGTATTCCAAGCTTCTCCATGGAACCCCAAGCATAAGAAGTCGAAGCAAGCTCAAGGCCAACCCGGCTTTCAAGGATATGCATATCATCGGCAAGGAAAATAGGCTGCACCAGGGCAAGGATATTGTTGCGCGCCATGCGTTCCAGGTCTTCCCGCCTGCTGACCTGGCAATGGACAACCCCGTGTCGCAGGGGGTTGTTCCCCGGTGAAGTAACGCCCTCAAAGGCTGACACTACCGCGTTTAATGCGGCATCGCCAATGGCGTGGACGGCAATTTGCATATTGCCTTCGGAGGCTTTTCTTACAAAGCCCCTGAACAGGGCATCTTCAATTACCGCGAAGCCCGAAGTCTCGGGCTTATCGTTGTAGGGCTGCCTCATCCAGGCAGTTTGCCCCCCAAGGGTACCGTCAAGAAAAAGTTTCACCGGCCCCATTTTCAGGAGAGCCCCGGACTCGGGAGTTTCATACAGGACCTTGCCTGTGGAAAGCCTGCGATCAATGTAGCCCGCAAGGATATCATCACTATTGGAAATCCCGCACTGCATGGTTACCCTGACACGGGGCCCGGCCCCGCTGTAAATCTCACGGTAGATGTTGGAGATTTCGTCAAAGTCAGGGCCATTCACATCGCAGCTTCCCACACTGGCAATCCCCACGGAGAGGGCTTTCTTCATCGCCAGCCGGAGCTTATCCCGGATTTCGTCTTTCTCCAAGGCCGGAACAGGCTTGCGCACCAGAGCATTGGCGTTTTCCCTCAGCACACCTGTGGGTCTGCCATTGGCATCCTTCTCAAAAGTCCCGCCCTCTACATGAGGCGCGGACTCATCGAGGCCCGCCATTTTAAGGGCCAATGAATTGCAATACACCGTATGCCCGCAATGGCGGCTTATAATGACAGGATGCACTCTTGAAATTTTATCCAGGTCGTACCGGGTAAGATCCCGCTTTTCACCGGTAAAAAGATCCGGGTTCACCCCTGCCCCCTGCACATAAGCGCCCGGCTCGGGTTTAAGGCGGACAATGAGATCCCGGCCCCGTTCCAGCACTTCTTCAATGGACAAAGCACCTGCTGCTTCGATCATGCCTTCCCTCCGGCCAAGCCAAAGCAAATGGAGATGACTGTCATTGAAGGCAGGGATCACCAGGCATCCTTCGGCGTCGATCTTTTCGGTGCCAGCCGGGACAGATTCAAGGATCTCGGCATTCCCGCCGATTCCGGCTATCCTCCCCCCCTCGATGCGGAGGGCTTGGCTGAATTTCCCCCTCCCCTCGTAAACTTTGGCGTTATGTATCACTTTAAGATCGCGGCTTTCCATGGAAAAGATACTATCACCAAAACGCAGGATTGGCTAATATGTAACCATGGTGAAGGCCCCGCTCCCCCAATACCTGGAAATCCTCAACCCTGAACAGCGTGAAGCAGTCCTCCATACAGGGAATTCGGAAACCCATTCCCTTCTCATACTCGCCGGAGCAGGTTCCGGAAAGACCAGGGTCATCACCACCAAAATCGCCTACCTCATCAGGGAGAAAGGCCTCGATCCCCGCTCCATTCTGGCTGTAACCTTCACCAACAAAGCAGCCCGCGAAATGGCAGACCGGGCCAGAGCCATAGAGCCCAGGGCCGGAGACGCCATGCTCAGAACCTTCCATTCATTCGGCGCATGGTTCCTGCGGAGAAACGGCAGTCTCGCGGCCCTCCCCCCGGGTTTTGTGATCTATGACGACGACGACATGGTTTCGCTTCTCTCCACGATAATGGAAGGCGCCCCCAGGGCAGAAGTCAAGATCATGGCCCACGGCATTGCCCGATCAAAGGATTATTTTTTATCCCCCGATGATCCTGAGCTTGACCTCATCGATCACCGTAAGCTTTTCCGCACAACTTATGCCAGGTATGAAGAACGGCTTGCTAAAATCGGCAATGTGGACTTTGGCGATCTCATCAAGAAACCTGTAGAGATACTGCGGCAGAACCCCGAGGTAGCTTCCCGCTTCCGGGATCGCTTTAAGGTGATCATGGTAGACGAATACCAGGATGCCAACATAGCCCAGT is drawn from Leadbettera azotonutricia ZAS-9 and contains these coding sequences:
- a CDS encoding M15 family metallopeptidase, yielding MRKACFLFLILILLSLPRAFAGGKAERKQTSTAEETDIGMPEYTQHEAPIPVQLPAEQTPEQPEVSRAEQVMRALSEAYPDRTGPAEFRDSDWAIQVYGEWFYYADGRLLPESLRAKAADYDPQPFYNYAAELPPWTPPSIEESERMKNMMASRRQHPAKRSQHFYDALWRAHNQGESWERVKQIRFLGLTVMVHYSIIEELSLVEEFILNEAKTNAAVKQWIDGLKSIDGWSWRNIAATASRSYHSYGAAIDLLPKSWGGLETYWQWAAEKNPEWWAVPYTRRFHPPMEVVKAFEALGFLWGGKWMTYDTMHFEYRPEILLLSNVPQADLHLINSQSLK
- a CDS encoding LolA family protein; this encodes MKRKLSLIFFLFFLGFYVDSQEIVTAERYLERVSEHYAGVKDYEAHIAIRSGTTEMQGNLNFLNPSFMRIDFTRPADQVIAYNGELLTVYLPEYRAVLNQEISSHKTSTSAATGAGMASAQGLSLLRRNYVPSFVIGPEPVPLDEGSQDMAVKLRLVRRNVSEGFREIILSIDPVNLLIRRIEGRTIADVLVRFDFSNIRTNLGIPEGRFIYDSPASANVYNNFLFRDTE
- a CDS encoding helix-turn-helix domain-containing protein; the protein is MKEEKNSIDIRRLFSKNLRRLRSAANISQLTLATEAGLTHNFINDIENGKKWVSAETISKLALVLKAEPYQFFLSESWWNESGPEIFSLYLADITDSFQRMVAEYRQRYLGEDPLKKAH
- a CDS encoding ABC transporter ATP-binding protein; translated protein: MIEVTNLVRRYGPHTAVDHASFKIEKGEIVGFLGPNGAGKSTTMNILTGYLSSTEGAVKVDGMDILEYPTEIKKKIGYLPENPPLYPDMTVKEYLSFAGDIKKIPAKEKKGRMDRVMGITGISDVSGRLIKNLSKGYKQRVGLAQAMIGDPEVLILDEPTAGLDPKQILEIRDLIIELGKDHTIILSSHILPEVSAVCKRVLIINRGAIVADDTPENLAKRILGGSHILLRLDGSQDAVSSALGTIPQIRNLEWKESQESGTCEVVAEAGEEADIRRDIFHALSTANIPILLMRSQDLSLEEIFLNLTTREAKE
- a CDS encoding helix-turn-helix domain-containing protein, which codes for MESLGNKLKTAREAKGYTFDYVSRETNISTRYLDALEKENFEVFPGEPYLLGFLKNYGAYLELNVDELLSLYRSLKIQEQPVPVEQLLKDPFPWGRLIKIAVIAIAVLGLAGGGYLIVSRMPKKEATETAAIRPASEYTMNTDSLERRFYRGDTIFVPLGGNTYKLELASLGDTITIGTPAGPVRLDLGQEVTVNLNNDGAAGLRITAADFVKNDPAPGALLRFELQNPFQSTGAAANAAGASLGQEALNTAAPNSQTVSDSFTSPSAYPFTLQLTFQGYCLFRWEILNEKDRQGRNEQYFQRSDQLNIQAQNTGIRLGVSNAQAAKLQVIGGGKTVPLELGGAGEVVVADVRWVKNEDNLYRLVLVRLE
- a CDS encoding uroporphyrinogen decarboxylase family protein, giving the protein MNQDTMNAGERARNLIKGKSIDRLPVVEWAPWWDLTIKRWRQEGLPQNLASVRDIQLWFGLDACVQTYFGVRTKDTPQAPSHGAGIMRTAEDYQKIKKTLFYDPSTYYTKEYIDWLKSTREEGNTIHWFTVEGFFWYPRELFGIEPHLYSFYDEPDLLKEMCSDYVRWLKKVFEYIGNTFKFDFMSFAEDMSYNHGPMLSKETFDEFLIPFYKEVIPFLKKMDIPAFIDSDGDITLAVDWYAGAGADGMFPLERQAGVDVALYIEKQPQMTFLGHFDKMCMKLGEEAMAKEFERIIPSCQKGKVMLSVDHQTPPDVSVENYKIFVKLFKEYAAKVKKN
- the ftsH gene encoding ATP-dependent zinc metalloprotease FtsH; its protein translation is MAEYGSEDPQEDKPKQKNTGPQFPFGGGGGPKLPDFKPFGGWKFSIIYVVILIIGLSLFNFVFLNRVNPTIDFSEFKAKITTGEIKRVEITDSYFTGYSSLARKETNQSPMFRTPYTPVPEAVYRTVPINDPDLIKLMDEKNVAYYAVSREGSTVLNIIFSWVLPIAFFIFIWRFLMKRIGNMGGNVLSVGQNKAIIVAEGDVKTRFIDVAGVDEAKEELVEVVDFLKAPKKYTDIGGKIPKGVLLVGPPGTGKTLLARAVAGEAGVSFFRISGAEFVEMFVGVGAARVRDLFKQAREKGRCIIFIDELDAIGKSRINNIAGGNDEREQTLNQLLVEMDGFDATAGLIILAATNRPDVLDPALLRPGRFDRQVLVDRPDLIGREAILRIHSKTVKLSPEVDLASVARGTSGFVGADLANIVNEAALLAVRAGRQVVMQADFGEAIEKTVAGLQKKTRVIKPEERRIVAYHETGHALIAAFTPNSDPVQKISIVPRGFGALGYTLQMPVEDRYLMTEAELLGKIDVLLGGRAAEELIFGEISTGAANDLTRATDIARKMITEYGMSSRFKNVALTQRGTGMMGNPIQEPSFQREYSEATQQYIDEEIAHNVEKQYGAVKIKLEQNRPLLEKVAALLLEKETLDEKEFKELVKGD
- the rimO gene encoding 30S ribosomal protein S12 methylthiotransferase RimO is translated as MRYYLDPFGCVKNQVDAENMMASLNASGWESAPDADDADIIIVNSCGFIESAKQESINAVLGWRRLYPEKKILLAGCLAQRYSKELGEALPEADLLFGNTDLAEIVKAAAKALGKKPRINNPAASGSKAEGLSAAGSLTGARPLLSLPGSAYVKISEGCNNCCTFCAIPLIRGGLKSRTIPDILEECKALLKRGIKELCLIGQDLGSYGLDLQKDGPEKKSQLPLLLEKLSKLKGEFWVRLLYIHPDNFPLPLLDLMEKDERFLPYFDIPFQHGSEKMLKNMNRHGNTKVYLSLIKTIRMRLQDAVIRSTFMTGFPGETEEDFAELLKFQELAKLDWVGCFAYSREEDTPAYNMKNRVAKKTATMRKSSIEENQIPISEKQMDRFVGREFTCLVEEKVEGEDRLYLGRLPCQAPDVDGSTVLSSDKELVPGTFVKGRVFARAGIDLELKVK
- a CDS encoding carbohydrate-binding family 9-like protein — protein: MNNFKPLAEDRIAHYNCCKVGQKFSIDGNLDKPAWKGAEKSRRFVDLVTGEQAFLNTQMAALWDDEALYVAYWVEEPAVRASFTERDSLVWFDNDVETFFAGEDCYYEFEINAYGTVYEVFFIYQDALKKGSRFDVPQFDLHSRDVDVLSGFQDPTRFRKHPRGRRWAFMDFDFPGLKSAVKVDGKINDPSHVDKGWTVELAFPWEGFKILNPGKNFPPKEGDTLRGQFFRFEALHYHGKTITESVGWALNEHGVYDSHIPENFAYLHFSEKQ